One stretch of Mycolicibacterium fallax DNA includes these proteins:
- the hemQ gene encoding hydrogen peroxide-dependent heme synthase, protein MARLDYDKLNSTTQYMMISVFAVEPGALGEDRADVAADLAEFFARREEAGVVLRGLYDVAGMRADADFMMWTHAERIEDLQATYTGFRRTALGQISEPVWSVAALHRPAEFNKSHLPSFIMGEPAGEYICVYPFVRSLEWYLLPDEERKKMLVEHGMEGRAYPDVRANTVPAFALGDYEWILAFEGPDLGRIVELMWKLRYTDARRHAREETPFFTGPRREVAELVDGLV, encoded by the coding sequence ATGGCCCGCCTCGATTACGACAAGCTGAACTCCACCACCCAATACATGATGATCTCGGTGTTCGCCGTGGAGCCGGGAGCACTGGGGGAGGACCGCGCCGACGTCGCCGCCGACCTCGCGGAGTTCTTCGCCCGGCGCGAGGAGGCCGGCGTGGTGCTGCGCGGGCTGTACGACGTGGCCGGCATGCGCGCCGACGCCGACTTCATGATGTGGACGCACGCCGAGCGGATCGAGGATCTGCAGGCCACCTACACCGGGTTCCGGCGCACCGCGCTGGGGCAGATCAGCGAGCCGGTGTGGAGCGTGGCGGCGCTACACCGGCCGGCCGAGTTCAACAAGAGTCACCTGCCGTCGTTCATCATGGGTGAGCCGGCCGGGGAGTACATCTGCGTCTACCCGTTCGTGCGGTCGCTGGAGTGGTACCTGCTGCCCGACGAGGAGCGTAAGAAGATGCTCGTCGAGCACGGCATGGAGGGGCGGGCCTACCCGGATGTGCGGGCCAACACCGTCCCGGCGTTCGCCCTCGGCGACTACGAGTGGATCCTGGCGTTCGAGGGCCCGGACCTGGGCCGGATCGTCGAGCTGATGTGGAAGCTGCGCTACACCGACGCCCGCAGGCACGCCCGCGAGGAGACCCCGTTCTTCACCGGCCCCCGGCGCGAGGTCGCCGAGCTGGTCGACGGGCTGGTCTGA
- a CDS encoding class I SAM-dependent methyltransferase, translating into MAEPEIPDLHRDRRRAMSFGAIADSYDRLRPRYCAATLDAIATAGMTALDVGAGTGILSRQLRERGVQVLAVEPDPGMAEIVTGSGIPVEVATFESWDAAGRAFDLVTFGQSFHWVNAETALPRLAGLLNPGGRIALLWNKLRPSRPSNDELRAASPDYVNVDAVSNDPAQAGAALAELRRRFTGAGFTVTEREDGWTETQPAQRWLDLIFTYSAHSTLPAERRRVLREALAEVIGGDEVTIAASTIALIAGAQNGGGS; encoded by the coding sequence ATGGCCGAGCCCGAGATCCCGGACCTGCACCGCGATCGTCGCCGGGCGATGTCGTTCGGCGCGATCGCCGACTCCTACGACCGGCTCCGGCCCCGGTACTGCGCGGCGACGCTGGACGCGATCGCGACGGCCGGCATGACCGCGCTGGACGTCGGCGCGGGCACCGGCATCCTGTCGCGTCAACTGCGTGAGCGCGGCGTGCAGGTGCTGGCGGTCGAGCCGGATCCCGGGATGGCCGAGATCGTCACCGGCTCGGGCATCCCGGTGGAGGTGGCCACCTTCGAGAGCTGGGACGCCGCGGGCCGCGCCTTCGACCTGGTCACCTTCGGTCAGTCGTTCCACTGGGTGAACGCCGAGACGGCGCTGCCGCGGCTGGCCGGGTTGCTGAACCCGGGCGGCCGGATCGCGCTGCTGTGGAACAAGTTGCGCCCGTCCCGGCCGTCCAACGACGAACTGCGCGCGGCCAGCCCGGACTACGTCAACGTCGACGCGGTGAGCAACGACCCGGCGCAGGCCGGCGCGGCGCTGGCCGAACTGCGCCGCCGGTTCACCGGCGCGGGGTTCACCGTGACCGAGCGCGAGGACGGCTGGACCGAGACGCAGCCGGCGCAGCGCTGGCTGGACCTGATCTTCACCTATTCCGCGCACTCCACGCTGCCCGCCGAACGCCGGCGAGTGCTGCGCGAGGCGCTCGCCGAGGTCATCGGCGGCGATGAGGTCACCATTGCGGCGTCGACGATCGCGCTGATCGCCGGTGCTCAGAACGGTGGCGGGTCGTAG